The nucleotide sequence TGCACAAAAAGGGCGTTCATGCCTACCTGTTTGTAGAAGTCGAGCAGGTTGGTGAATTCCTGTCGCTGCACGTCGGGAGTCAGGTTCTTCTGGCTGGGCCAGTCGATGTTGTCCACGGTTGCCACCCACACCGCCCGCAGTTCGCGCTTGGGGGGGCTAGGTACCTCGTCGTGCGTTTCGGGTTGAGCATGACAGGCCGTGAGGCCCTGAAAAAACAGATAAAACAGGATGATTCCGAAACCGACTTTTTTCACAGAGATGCAGATCAGGCGTTGGTTCAATTTTCAAAGTAACGGATTTTAGCCCAATTCCCGTGAGCGAAGTGGGCGAATTTAGCAACGCCGACCATGGTACCTCCTTACTCAGGGTGGATCTTTTGTGGGCCAGAACGTACCCGTCGGCAGCGTACACTGCAATACTTTACTTCTTCCCAGCAGTTTTCCCACTTTTTCCGCCAGGCGAAGGGCCGTCCGCAGGTGGGGCATACTTTGGTGGGCAAATCGGACTTTTTTCTAATTTTCACGGTAAATAGCCAATTGTTTGTGATTTTAATGAAAAATAGTACCTTTCAATCCGAACCGTAGAAATAACTAACTATACCCTAACTTGGAAACAATAGTTAAAAAACCGAAGAA is from Salmonirosea aquatica and encodes:
- a CDS encoding DUF2256 domain-containing protein gives rise to the protein MKIRKKSDLPTKVCPTCGRPFAWRKKWENCWEEVKYCSVRCRRVRSGPQKIHPE